Part of the Pelorhabdus rhamnosifermentans genome, TCAATATCCGTATCGATTGGGTCTAATTCGAGACGCCTTACACAACAGAGGAATTGGACTCGACACAATACATGCTATAGTGGGACGGGGCGGACTTTTAAAACCCTTAACGGGTGGTACGTATTTGGTTAATAATTTAATGATAGAAGATCTTAAAAAGGCCGCACGAAGTGAACATGCTTCCAATTTAGGAGCTATTCTGGCATTTAATTTGGCTCAGAATTATAAGGTGCCGGCATATATTGTTGATCCGGTGTGCGTAGACGAAATGGATCCGGTAGCAAAGATATCCGGTTCGCCTGAGTTTGAACGTATTAGTATGTCGCATGCGCTTAACATGAAAGCGGTTTCTCGTAAAGTAGCCCTTGATATGGGAAAAAAATATGAGGACCTTAGATTAGTAGTAGCACATTTAGGTACTGGAGTTACCCTTTCGGTTCATTCTACAGGAAAAATGATTGATATTTGCGATGGTCGTGAAGAGGGTGCCTTTTCACTTGATCGTTGCGGGGGATTGCCAATTAATCAATTAGTGAAACTATGTTATTCTGGAAAATACACCTTCAATGAAATTAAGGAGAGATTGTTTACTTCCGGCGGTGTTTATGCTTATTTAGGTACAAAAGATGTTCGTCAGGTAGAGAAGATGGCTGCTGATGGTAATAAAAAAGCAGACTTACTGCTGGCGGCATTTTCTTATCAGGTTGCAAAAGAAATCGGTGCTTTAGCTACTGTATTAGAGGGAAATGTTGATCGTATTATTTTAACTGGCGGAATTGCTAATTCGGCTAAAATTGTCGGTGAGATTACTAGAAGAGTCGAATTCATAAGCCCTGTTATTGTGATTCCCGGGGAAGAGGAATTAGAATCCCTTGCCAATGGTGCTTTAAGAGTTTTGCGGGGGGAAGAACTCCCCCTGGTATATCAGTAAAAGAGAGGCGAGTAGGGCATGCTTCAAAATTTTAGGGAAGTACTGGAAAAAGCCAGGCAAAAAGGAAGTGTAACTGTAAGCGTAGCAGTTGCACAAGATTTGGAAGTTTTAGCGGCAGTCAAGGCAGCACAGGATGCAGGGCTTATTCGTTCCATCTTGGTGGGAAATGTTGATTTAATAAAGCCAATGTTATCGAAAGTAGGATTACCACTTGACACACCTTTAGTTCATGAAGAGGATGACAGTCAGGCCGCATTGATAGCAGTTTCACTTGTTAAAGAAGGAAAAGCAGATATTTTAATGAAGGGCATGGTAAACAGCGGCACTTTTTTAAAGGCCGTATTGAATAGTGAAGTGGGGCTAAGAACTGGAAGACTGCTTAGTCATCTGGCTGTGTTCGAAATTCCAGGGGAACAAAAATTAGCCTTTCATACTGATGGAGGAATGAATATTGCTCCTACATTGGAAGAAAAAAAGGACATATTGATTAATGCTCTAATTGCGCTAAAGGCGCTCGGAATTGACCATCCTAATGTCGCAATCTTGACGGCAAATGAGATGGTTAATTCTAAAATGCCTGCTACAGTGGATGCTCAAACACTTGTCACATTAAATGAAAAAGAGCATTTTACAGCCGGGATTATTGAAGGACCTATCGCTATGGATGTAGCAGCAAGTAAACAAGCTGCGGAACATAAAGGAATTAAGAGCCAAATTGCTGGCGCAGTCGACCTTTTTGTCGTGCCCAATATTGAGGCGGGAAATCTTGTTGGTAAAACACTCGTTTATTATGCTAAAGCTAAAAATGTGGGTATTGTTGTGGGGGCAACCCATCCTATTGTTATGGCATCGCGATCCGCTACAGCAGAGGAAAAATTAAACGCTATTGCATTAGCTTGTTTGGCGGTACCGCGTTAAATACTGATGTGAAAATGATAAGAACGGGGGAGTGAATATGAAACAATTATTAACAGGAAACGAAGCGGTTGTGCAGGGCGCATATGAAGCAGGTGTAACATACGCTTGTGCTTATCCGGGAACACCCAGTACTGAAATACTGGAAAATATCGCTGCTTATAAAGAGGAAATTACAGCGGAGTGGGCACCAAATGAGAAGACGGCATTAGAAAGTTCTATAGGTGCCTGTTATGCGGGGGCCAGATCCTTGGCAGCGATGAAGATGGTTGGTGTAAATGTCGCGGCAGATCCGTTATTCAGTTTTTCTTATTCGGGTGTAAACGGCGGATTGGTTTTAGTTAGTGCCGATGACCCTGGTATGCATTCGTCACAAAATGAGCAGGATAATCGCTATTATGCTAAGTTTGCCAAATTGGCTATGCTAGAGCCTAGTAATAGCCAGGAATGCCGGGATATGATAAAAGCGGCGTATGAGATTAGTGAAAAATTTAATACACCCATTTTGTTTCGTATGACCACACGGGTATCCCATAGTAAGAGTTTGGTAGAAGCCGGAGAAAGAACCCCAATAGAAAAGAAACCGTATGTAAAGAATTTGCAAAAATATGATTTAGTGCCTGCTGTTTCGCGTGTCCTTCATAGGAAAGTGGAAGAAAGGCTTAAAGATTTAGAACAGTTTTCCAACGAAACCGATATAAATTTTATTGAGTGGAATGATAAAGCTATCGGAATTATTTCCTCCGGTGTGGCCTATGAGTATGCTAGAGAAGTATTTGGCAACAGTGCATCTTATCTTAAGCTGGGCTTTACTTATCCGTTGCCTATGGAAAAAATCCAACAGTTTGCAGCTCAAGTTAAAACTTTGTATGTTATAGAAGAACTGGAACCTTATCTGGAAGAGCAAATAAAAGCTGCCGGGATTGCTTGTATCGGCAAAGAGAAAATTCCGGTATTAGGGGAATTGACTCCTGATATTATTGCAAAGGTATTATTAAATAAAGAAAATTCATTAATTGCTTACGATGACTCTAGCGTTGCCAATAGACCGCCTTCACTTTGTGCCGGATGTCCGCATAGAGGCTTCTTTTATGCACTTGCTAAACGAAAAAATATCATGATAAGCGGCGATATCGGATGCTATGGTTTAGGCGGTGCCGAGCCTTTGTTGGCTAAAGACATGAGCGTATGTATGGGAGCTAGCATCAGTGTCGGGCATGGTGCACAGCAAACATTTACTAAGTTCCAGGATAAATACCGTGTGGTTGCTACGATAGGTGATTCAACCTTTTTCCATACCGGTGTCAATAGTTTGATGCATATAGCATACAATCAGAGCAAAACCGTCACATGTATTTTAGATAACCGTATTACAGGTATGACAGGCCATCAGGAGAATCCTGGGACAGGTTATACATTACAAGGAAAACCAACCAAAATTGTAGACATACCTGAACTTTGCAAAGCCATTGGTATTGAACATATAAGGATAATAAATCCTAATGACTTAACAGAAGTCAATGACGCATTAGATTGGGCATTATCTCTTGATGAGCCATCCGTTATTATTACCAGATGGCCATGCGTTCTGAAAAAGCATTCGACAGAAGATAAGAGTGAATTTGGTGACTACAGGACAAATTGTGACGTAGATCTCAATAAGTGTATTGGATGTAAAGCCTGTATTAAAACAGGCTGTCCTGCACTAAGGTTTGATAAACCAATTAAAAAGGTTAAAATTGATTCAGCTCAATGTATCGGCTGCGGAGTTTGTCAACAAGTGTGCCCTGTAAAGGCAATAGCGAAGGTGGCGAAATAAAATGGCACAAACAAAAAATGTTTTATTAGTTGGTGTTGGTGGACAAGGAACCATTCTTGTCGGAAAAATTCTTTCCTCAGGATTGGTGAATGCCGGATTTGATGTGAAAATGTCCGAAGTCCACGGTATGGCGCAACGCGGAGGTAGCGTAAGTAATCAGGTGCGATATGGGGAAAAAGTATATTCCCCTATTATCTCTAAAGGACAGGCTGATATTCTTGTTGCTTTTGAATCTATGGAGGCTTTAAGATGGTTGGAATACTTAAATCCTAAGGGAAAGGTAGTTGTAAATGACTATCAAATCCCATCTGCTCCGATTCTAATGGGAAAACAGGATTATCCTGAAGGGGTTTTGGACATTTTAAAAGAAAAAGCGGATACTTCGGTAGTTAAAGCTGCTAAACTAGCTCAAGAGTTAGGAAATATAAAATCTATGAATATTGTATTATTTGGAGCTTTGGTCAAAGGAATGCAGCTTACGAATATCAATTGGGAGCAAGTTATCAAAAACAATGTAAAACCAAAGACAGTGGAAGTAAATATAAAGGCATTTAGAGCAGGACTTAATGCAGTTAGCTAATAAAATGACGATTCAGCACACAAGTACGATTGTGTGCTGAAAGCGCCTTTCGGGGATTTTTTTATCACATAATTGGGGAGGGGATAGTATTGGGAAGAAAGTATGGGAATTTATTTGAACCTATGAAAATTGCTCGGTGTGAAATTAAAAACCGTTTTGCTATGGCTCCCATGGGACCAGGAGGGCTTTGCGACGCTCAGGGAGGTTGGACTCAACGAGGAATCCAGTATTACACCGAACGAGCCAAGGGTGGAACTGGATTGATTATTACAGGGGTTACTTTCGTGGAAAACAAAGTGGAACTTCATCCAATGCCGGCTATGTGTTGCCCGACTTATAATCCTGTTCATTTTGCCAGAACATCTAAAGAAATGACGGAAAGAGTCCATGCTTACCATGCCAAGATTTTTCTCCAGCTTTCGGGTGGTTTTGGCCGGGTGACAATTCCGACTAATTTGGGCGATGTTCCGCCGGTAGCGCCGTCTGCTATTCCGCACCGGTGGTTGGATAGTATAATCTGCCGCGAATTAACTGTTGATGAAATCAAATATATTGTAAAGAAATTTGGCGAATCTGCTGCTATTGCTAAACGGGCCGGTTTTGACGGCATTGAAATTCATGCAGTGCACGAAGGGTATCTTATTGATCAGTTTGCTATTTCTCTTTTTAATCACAGAACGGATGAGTATGGTGGCAGTCTTGAAAACCGGCTGCGTTTTGCAATTGAAATATTACAGGAAATAAAAAGAACTTGCGGTCCTGAATACCCGGTAATTTTACGGTATTCTCCCAAAAGCTTCATTAAAGATTTACGAGTTGGAGGATTGCCTGGTGAGACTTTTGTAGAAAAAGGCCGTGATATAGAAGAAGGCATGGAAGCAATAAAAATATTAGAAAAGGCTGGATATGACGCTTTTGATGTAGACGTTGGATCGTATGACGCGTGGTATTGGAGTCATCCTCCAATGTACCAGGATAAAGGTTTGTATCTGAAATA contains:
- the iorA gene encoding indolepyruvate ferredoxin oxidoreductase subunit alpha; amino-acid sequence: MKQLLTGNEAVVQGAYEAGVTYACAYPGTPSTEILENIAAYKEEITAEWAPNEKTALESSIGACYAGARSLAAMKMVGVNVAADPLFSFSYSGVNGGLVLVSADDPGMHSSQNEQDNRYYAKFAKLAMLEPSNSQECRDMIKAAYEISEKFNTPILFRMTTRVSHSKSLVEAGERTPIEKKPYVKNLQKYDLVPAVSRVLHRKVEERLKDLEQFSNETDINFIEWNDKAIGIISSGVAYEYAREVFGNSASYLKLGFTYPLPMEKIQQFAAQVKTLYVIEELEPYLEEQIKAAGIACIGKEKIPVLGELTPDIIAKVLLNKENSLIAYDDSSVANRPPSLCAGCPHRGFFYALAKRKNIMISGDIGCYGLGGAEPLLAKDMSVCMGASISVGHGAQQTFTKFQDKYRVVATIGDSTFFHTGVNSLMHIAYNQSKTVTCILDNRITGMTGHQENPGTGYTLQGKPTKIVDIPELCKAIGIEHIRIINPNDLTEVNDALDWALSLDEPSVIITRWPCVLKKHSTEDKSEFGDYRTNCDVDLNKCIGCKACIKTGCPALRFDKPIKKVKIDSAQCIGCGVCQQVCPVKAIAKVAK
- a CDS encoding phosphate acyltransferase, which codes for MLQNFREVLEKARQKGSVTVSVAVAQDLEVLAAVKAAQDAGLIRSILVGNVDLIKPMLSKVGLPLDTPLVHEEDDSQAALIAVSLVKEGKADILMKGMVNSGTFLKAVLNSEVGLRTGRLLSHLAVFEIPGEQKLAFHTDGGMNIAPTLEEKKDILINALIALKALGIDHPNVAILTANEMVNSKMPATVDAQTLVTLNEKEHFTAGIIEGPIAMDVAASKQAAEHKGIKSQIAGAVDLFVVPNIEAGNLVGKTLVYYAKAKNVGIVVGATHPIVMASRSATAEEKLNAIALACLAVPR
- the buk gene encoding butyrate kinase, giving the protein MYRVLAVNPGATSTKLAVYEDQESLFKMTVEHQDKELESFQSIFDQYPYRLGLIRDALHNRGIGLDTIHAIVGRGGLLKPLTGGTYLVNNLMIEDLKKAARSEHASNLGAILAFNLAQNYKVPAYIVDPVCVDEMDPVAKISGSPEFERISMSHALNMKAVSRKVALDMGKKYEDLRLVVAHLGTGVTLSVHSTGKMIDICDGREEGAFSLDRCGGLPINQLVKLCYSGKYTFNEIKERLFTSGGVYAYLGTKDVRQVEKMAADGNKKADLLLAAFSYQVAKEIGALATVLEGNVDRIILTGGIANSAKIVGEITRRVEFISPVIVIPGEEELESLANGALRVLRGEELPLVYQ
- a CDS encoding indolepyruvate oxidoreductase subunit beta, coding for MAQTKNVLLVGVGGQGTILVGKILSSGLVNAGFDVKMSEVHGMAQRGGSVSNQVRYGEKVYSPIISKGQADILVAFESMEALRWLEYLNPKGKVVVNDYQIPSAPILMGKQDYPEGVLDILKEKADTSVVKAAKLAQELGNIKSMNIVLFGALVKGMQLTNINWEQVIKNNVKPKTVEVNIKAFRAGLNAVS